In the Silene latifolia isolate original U9 population chromosome 1, ASM4854445v1, whole genome shotgun sequence genome, ACTAGTCTCCTTGCCCCTCACTTCCTCTTCACTCTTATCCTCCAAATTCTCACTCAAATAATCATTAAAAGTCAAACAAGGAGCCAAAACAACCTCTTTAGTAGGATTCTCACAATCATCCTCAATAAGCATGGGCTCAAGAGAAGAGGTACGAAAGTCAAGTGGATGCAAAACAATGGGTATAAGAGAGTCATCCTCAAGTATAGGGGTAGTCACGGTTGTTTCCTCAAGGAAGCTCTCAAAAATGGATTCTCCTAAAGAAATAACATCTACAACATCATTATCACACTTCACCTCAATGCTATCATCAAATGTGTGTGCACTCTCTCTTTCCCAAGAACCATTAAAAATATCATTCTCCTCCACTTTCTCTTCAAATTCACACAAACCAACATCCTCAAAGTTCTCACTGAGAAGACTATTTGGCTCATTCAACCACatatcatcctcatcctccatcACATTCATCTTCTCAAAGGGTGGGGATGTATAAGAAGAACACATATCAAGATCATGTTTTACATCACCATAAGATTCATAAGAAGATGAAAACTCTTGCATATCATTCAGAATGTCATGCGAAAGGGGAACATGAAGATTAAGAACATGAGATTGAACATAAGGTACATCCACATAAGAAGAAAAGTCCACATTTCCACTTATTGCATCAAACATAGAATAATCATTACGTTTAAGTCTACTTTGTGGTCCTCTCTTAAATGTAGCCCAAATTGAATTTCGATCTTCATCGACACGAGCCATGTTCTCAATTAAATCTTTAGCCTTATCAATGCTCAACTTATCAAATGCTCCTACTCCGGATGATATAGTCACAAAGTTTTGAAGAGAAGGAAGCAAATTATCAAAGAAAATAAGCATGATTTCGCAAGGTGAAATACCATGGTGGGGACAAGCTCTCAACAAACCCTTAAACCTATCCCAAGTCTCACTCAAAGTCTCAAACTCGCCTTGTTGAAAATTATAAATTTCACGTTTCCTAAAGGCGGTTTTAGAGGGAgggtaaaacttgtttaaaaaggCTTGAGCTAAGTCATCCCAAGTGCAAAAGGTGCTAGAAGGGTGAGAACGTAACCATTTTTTAGCTTCACCCTTAAGACTAAAGGAAAAAAGTAAGAGTTTAATGGTTTGGTCTGATAATCCCTCCTTCTTAACAAGGTCACAATTTGCCTCAAAAGTCTCTAAATGGTCAATTGCTTCATCACTATCTAAACCACAAAAGATATCTTGCCGAATCAACTCAATAAGACCTATATCAAACTCATAATCAACTTCCACCACCCCAATATTAATAGGTCGGTTAATATGAGTAAGGTTTGGTCTACAATGATCGCGTATGCAAGACATTGTCATGTATGCTCAAAGAAGTGACAAATAAGAGACAAGTCACAAGAAAACAAGTAATGCAACACTTAAGTAACATGCAACAAGTTTCAAGTAACAAGTGAAAGTAACAAATACGTAGTCTAACAAATCTAAAACTAAACTAATATCAATCCGTtgatctccccggcaacggcgccattttgatagcggggtttgtcgcactcccccgatcaaacaaataactcaactaatgtagtagggtagtcgaggtcgaaccacacggagatcaagtttgagtattagttttgtcttagactataagttagctacgtgaatcatgaaattgattaatattaaactaattaactaaattaaactaattaaaactaCTGAACTAAATAAACAAGTAATGAAATAAATATTTACGCAATAAGGAAAGCCTAGGGTCCGATTTATCCACTAACATGCTCATCTACCATCATAAATCCCGTTAATTAATCGTTAGGGTAATAGTCAAGGggaaaacgcctctaattcgcctattaactccctcccgggctcataataggacactagtaGTATCGACTCAattccctcccgggctcatgactcgatttccccaactcaaatattggtcaaggtcattaagatTACGATAGATTCCCGGTCATTCCACTCCCTTTCccaagggtcgatttcaaaccgaAAATTAAAGGCACCATTCTCAAGTTCTCTCTCCCGGGTTCAACTCAAGTTGACGACTAGTCTAAGTGAGGTGGTCCGACTTCTAACCTAGTCAACTCTCGTCGACGGTCAAGGGTCAAAAGTCAACAACAATCCCAAGTGAAACATAACAAGTCAAATCCTTTAATTAACCCAAACCAATTACCTAACAACTAATCAAAATTGGAATTTAGTCATGTAAACAACACATGTTTGGGACTAATCGAACCCTAGTGAGAAAATTACTCACTATTCATTACTAATTCAACACAAGACAAATTAACAATTACTCTAAACATagtatttaacaaaataaaatgataaAGATTAAAACTTTTACTAATCTAatactaattaaactaagatCTAACAACTAAGCATAAAGGAAGAACATTTATGAACAAACTAACTTAAATATTTAAACTTTAAACTAActaatatgtaaacaattgataaaaaggagagaaagagaaagaaattaATACCAATTTGAATTAGATGGAATTGAAAGGATAGATCTTCATACAATAGTTGTAAATTAAGACGATAATGTAAATGTATACTAAGGAACAATAGTGAAAATATGAGTGTGCGATTTTTGAGAACGAAAGTAATTCTACCCGGCTAAAACTCAAACCGCCTGCACTCCTCTGATACAAAATGGAGGctcctcctccaatcctcctttTCCTGCttgttttcttgtccgaaagttGTTTTCCTCTTTTTATGACCCACTGTTTCCTCTTTCTATGAAAATATGTGGACTTGTCTCCACTACCTAGTACCTCCCTACTACTCTTGTTCCCAGCCAAAAATCAATTGTCAAGTCCTCTTCCTTTTGGCCTTTTTTTGACGGGTCATTTAGTAATAGGCCCAAGTTAAATATTGAAAGCATGTATTCACACAAGCTCAACATGATAATCCACGAGATATAACTTTCGAGAACCGTCTTGATCCACTTTATCGGCTTTGTTTTCCCTTGACTCGGTACCTACATCACAAAAAAGATGGACGCAGTACCAAATCCCGGAAAATAATATAGATCGACataaattaacataaaaccaaTAATATTCTATTTTATTCCAAAGTGGGTGAATTAGTCGATAGTCGGGTGACCAATTTGACTAAATAAGAGATGAAATGTGGGTTAAAAATcggcaaaataaagtgttatcatACACATTAACAGTTACGAATATattaaaaatatcccaaaatattCCATTGCTATTAAAAATGTGAGACTAAAAAAATTTATACAATTTGATCAAGTTAAGGTTTTATTCAACAAAGTTGGACCTCCATTCGGCATAATGGATAATTATATTTGATTATCGACAATCTTAAGTATCTTCAACAACATTCGATAACGGCAATAGCGAATTATACAATACGAATACGTGTCATGTTGTTCTCTTTTTTATTCTAATTTCTTTTTATCTCTTAATTTCTCATCCATTAATTTGATTCCAACTCACCACAAAGGaaaaatatgatttttttttttgaaaaatcaaaccaaaataaaatatatagGTGAAAATAGACAACcttttatgttcttttttttCTAGGAATGTGTTAGAGTTCTTATCAATTGATCATCTTTTTAGGCAAAATTTTATCGAATTGATCTCataattatagaatatgaaaagtTTGGCATTAAGTAGAGATATTGTGGTTATGAAATGAAGTAATGCGTGGAAGATGATGGTTTACATAATGTGGAAAATCAGTATATTAATTGCTACTTTgccttttcatgttttttttttactttttttattatcttttttaggtAAAGCTAATTTTgttacccgtgaaaatcacggatTATCTCTAtgaaaattaaaaatttaaatagttgatttttttttgtgaatatcAAATGAAATCGGAATTCATTTCATCATTGATCATATGCCTATTCTTTAATTTTGATCATCAACTAATAAAGATTCATAAATTTTAGAATTTGATTATGtacgaattagaaaacttaaaacCAAATTAAAATATTGAAATTGCTAGTTGTATAAAAAGTAAATTTACCTGTGGAGTATGCATGAGCATGGCATCAAGAGTTAGCCGCTAACCATATGACTTCACCACAAGGTCTTCCTTTCGTATTgtctacaaaacaaaagtacaacaaaaaatAATACACAAATTAGTATTTCGTCATTCCAAATTCAAGTTAACGAAAATACTGCAATTTTTTACCATCCACAAATGATCGTTTTAGAGGAAAACAAATGAGACGTTCTTAAATAGGAGAGGCTAAATAATGTTAATTTGGAAGTTAAATAATGTACACTAAAATTAGTGTTCACAAActttaaatgacataaatattaattaggaaaaatacaaaaacattcaAAGGGTTGTATATAGTGGGTTGCTTTATACAATCTTTATGGTGGTAGGAATTATTGCAAAATTAGTATGCGAGTTAAATTGAGTAACGGTTAGGGTAGGGTAGGGAATTAGAAGAGACTTGTGAGAAAATTCGACGATGCCTTTAAGAAAATCATTGGACTTATGTGAAAATTATCGTGGGTTGAACTTAAATAATGGTTGAATATAAAATGCCATAATTTTacgtttaagaatattattaagctcatttatttttcttttcaagtttgtgtaattttaaataaataaataaatgtataactTTTATGAGCTATATTACTATGAAAAATGTTAATCGATTCACTAACATTtctttttattgtaaaatgggaattttaattataaattaagaaattttgataagttacatatttttttttggaattttttaatTCAACCATGAAATATAGTTTTTAATTTGGAAGTTCATGAGTAATAGTTATTAAATGGAGGATTAGTGAATGAAAACTATTGTATGTTTAATAGCCATTATAAACTATTGCTTCCCATCTTTTAATTtgccttttcatttatttttgagttataagtattattaaataagataattCATTAGTGAGAAGCTCAAGAGGTAAAACAAATAGgaaaaaaatattaatgaaaattactattatttttattgatcttaaatagtggttgaaataaaatgtcatacctttacttttaagaatattattaaactTCACAATTATTTTAGTTTTAGTTAAAAGGAATTGTATAACGATCTTAAATAAATAGATGTAGGTGTAAATTTTAAGTGGTACAATTTCAGGAAATTTAAGTTTTaactttttaccaaaaaaaaaaaattacaacattTTCAACAAATATTTCATcatatgaaaataaattaaaaaaaaaacctatgaaaaactttaatcaattcattaacatgttttattacaaaacattcaattaaaatgttaattttataagttaatgttatgttgtcaattgtcattaatcaagtaatataaattaaaattaattaatattaaccaatctaaaataacatgtggaataaaattaaatggtataagtagcattttaactatatagtatagatgTCTGCGTGGAGAATTGTTGGGTAGACGTGTGTCAATCTTAACCAAGGTGGCAATGTGAATGTCTATGTGGCTTTTCcacatcctacgtggctttgtctagttgGCATTTTTAGGatgccttttaataatattttatagcaTCAAACTTCTAATCTCTCCCAAAAACAAGAATCTCAAAGACGACTCACATTTATGAAATCGGACAAAATCCAATTCGGAACTCCTTTGGGGGGTTTAACAAACGAAAGCCTCATCAACTCCCTTAATTTATCCGGAGTTTGAGGCATTAAGATCCTGGTAGCCTCTTCTAAGTCTCTAACTTTAAACAAACCCTCCTTCATGTCCTTCTCTTCAAGGCACACCCCTGTGCAGCACAACACCGCCTTCTCAACCACCTCAGGAAACTGAGTTGCCAAGCTATATCCTACAAAGCCTCCATAGCTTATACCTACAAAGCTCAATTTTTGGGCGCCATGGATGTCCATTAACTTCATTAAGCACCTTGCTTGGAAGGCCTCTGTTCTCTCTTGTTGTGTGGTGTATGACCTTCCAAAGAAGAGTAGGTCGGGTACAAAGACCTGCGCATATCGCAGAAATACAACATCAAAGCATGCAGGATTATTACAAGTGTACAACTTTCGAATCAACTTGTAGATTACCTCTCTATCCCAAACAAGTTTTCGAGTTTAGCTTTTTGTGACATTAACAAAAGTTGCCTACCTTAACACTTTTTTTCTCGTTCAAGTGTTTGTTATATCAACAAAAATCGCCTACTTAGTTAATAAGGTCATTTGAGAATAGACTAAACATGGTTGGTAACGCAACCAAtgttcaaaacaaatttaacaaatACGAGTAATACTTTTAGGCATTGTTTGGATATAAGAATTAAAGGAAGGGATAGGGGAGGGGGATATGAGAATTGTATTCCTTCCTTCAGATATCAAATTTTATTGAAGGGAAATGAACGGAAATAAAATCAATTTCGTTCCTCCAAGGTATATCGAAATCCTTTGAACATAGGAAAAATGTAATGATATACTCTGTACCATGTACTCCATTCCCCTTGCCCTCCTCTCTCCTCCTATTGTCCCATtttaaaaaatgatttgaaaaagATTTTATATAATCCCTACCAAACTCCACATGGCGCGCACTCACTGGCCTATATACCAAGACCCTTGTACACCGTGTATTTCTAGCCTTTTCGTAGACTTCTAGTAGCACACCGAATTAGAAAAACTGTCACAATTCACCACAAATACCGTACAAATACGAGAATACAACGACAGCACGCCGACATGTCAGCAATAATTCAATAATAACTAACCTAACGGTAACGGCTAACACTCTCATCTCCTTATTTACTCTATTACCCTTACTCCTAAAAAAAAAACACCCATCTCGATCAGGTTCTCAAGGGCATAACAGTCATTTAACAAATCTTTTAGTTTTCCTTTTTACCACTCCGCCGCGAAATCAAAATCTCGTTTATTTTCCCTCTCAaattgaaattagggtttttcTCTCTCctcagaaattagggtttttcgaTTTTCCGGCGAAGTAAATGGGAGTTCCGGCGTTTTATCGGTGGTTAGCGGAGAAGTATCCGTTGATAATCGTCGATGTGGTGGAGGAAGAAGCGGTGGTTATTGACGGAATTAAGATTCCGATTGATACTAGTAAAGCTAACCCTAATGATATTGAGTATGATaatttatatcttgatatgaatgggATTATTCATCCTTGCTTTCATCCTGATGATCGGGTATAATTTTCTCCGTTTATTTCGGTTTAATTTAATTGATTGTGCTGTCAATTTAGTTTATTGCTGATTTGGATAGTTGATTTACTAGTGAAGTTTTATGTCGATACGTTTATCAAAATATGCGAGGAGGATTTTTAATTATGTTGTGAAATTGTGAAGAGATTTTGAATTATGTAGTGAAATGACTTAAACGGAAGGAGTACATTTCAGTGATTTAGGGCTGGTAGTTGATATAAGGTATTAGACTTAGGACAGTAGTATTACCTTAATGGTTCGAAGTCCTACACAATTCTCGCGCTGTGACGGGTGTGGGGATGAATGAAGATTGCTGTGAGGGGTCTTTATTAAGGAATCTTTTAGgttgtgtttggattgagtgatttgtagggaaaagaaagggagggagagtaggagatttaaaatcccttgtttggatagcaaatgagggtggagggaaatggagggggagagatttggagggattcaatttccctcctccaaacctaatcaaaatctctccacaataggcaagatttggagagaAATTGTGTCTAAACACCCACAcctcattccccctccccttcccttctctccctttcccctCCCTCATTtctcctcccctccctttccctccacttttgctatccaaagaCATCCTTAAAGCTTTGAGTTGATATAAAGTATTAGAATTAGGATGATAGTATTACATCAATGGCTCAAGGCGGCTTGTGGTGGGTGTGGAGTGGAATGAATCTGTACCCTATGTTGAAATAGAATTCCTAACTTGTTGTACGGCCTTGTAAAAATAAGTAATACGGATACTTATAACCTACTTGTCAGTCTCTAACTTAGTGATATGACGTAATACACATAGATGATCAGTTTGCAATTCGATGGAGGTATTGAGTTGAGCTGAT is a window encoding:
- the LOC141587910 gene encoding uncharacterized protein LOC141587910, which codes for MDIHGAQKLSFVGISYGGFVGYSLATQFPEVVEKAVLCCTGVCLEEKDMKEGLFKVRDLEEATRILMPQTPDKLRELMRLSFVKPPKGVPNWILSDFINVSRL